A DNA window from Camelina sativa cultivar DH55 chromosome 13, Cs, whole genome shotgun sequence contains the following coding sequences:
- the LOC104735047 gene encoding polyadenylate-binding protein 3, which yields MEEEEHEVYGGEIPEFGEVDVPDPDFDISAANDDAVRELDEMKRRLKEMEDEAAALREMQAKVETEMGAATPDPASGMATNQEGKEEVDARSVYVGNVDYACTPEEVQLHFQTCGTVNRVTILMDKFGQPKGFAYVEFVEIEAVEEALQLNESELHGRQLKVSPKRTNVPGMKQYHPGRFNPSMGYRFRRPFVPPYFYSPYGYGKVPRFRRPMRYMPYQ from the exons atggaggaagaagagcaCGAGGTTTACGGTGGAGAAATCCCTGAATTCGGCGAGGTTGATGTTCCCGATCCAGATTTCGATATCTCTGCCGCCAATGATGACGCCGTTAGG GAGCTTGATGAGATGAAGAGGAGATTGAAGGAGATGGAGGACGAAGCTGCTGCGCTGCGCGAGATGCAAGCAAAAGTTGAAACAGAAATGGGAGCTGCTACTCCAG ATCCTGCAAGTGGTATGGCCACAAATCAAGAAGGAAAGGAAGAGGTGGATGCTCGATCTGTTTATGTTGGTAAT GTCGATTATGCTTGTACACCTGAAGAAGTTCAATTGCATTTCCAGACATGCGGAACAGTCAACCGGGTAACCATTCTGATGGACAAGTTTGGACAACCAAAGGGATTTGCTTATGTGGAGTTTGTTGAAATCGAAGCCGTGGAAGAAGCTCTGCAACTGAATGAATCAGAGCTACATGGTCGTCAATTGAAG GTATCGCCTAAGCGAACCAATGTTCCTGGAATGAAACAGTATCATCCTGGGCGTTTCAACCCTTCAATGGGATACCGCTTTCGCAGACCTTTTGTGCCTCCTTATTTCTATTCCCCATATGGATACGg GAAGGTTCCTAGGTTCAGAAGGCCAATGCGGTACATGCCTTACCAATAG